From a single Mycolicibacterium moriokaense genomic region:
- a CDS encoding enoyl-CoA hydratase, with the protein MQSVSEHSGPQSGPAEDRFVLVDRPRPNVALVTLNRPERMNSMAFDVMVPLKKVLDDLNYDNSVRVIVLTGAGRGFSSGADHKSAGSVPHVDGLTRPTFALRSMQVLDDIILALRKMHQPVIAAVNGAAIGGGLCLALACDIRIAAAGAYFRAAGINNGLTASELGLSYLLPRAIGTSRAFELMLTGRDVDAGEAARIGLVSQAVPDADLLEVCYEMGERIASFSRPGIELTKRTLWSGLDAGSLEAHMQAEGLGQLFVRLLTANFEEAVAARAERRSPVFTDDK; encoded by the coding sequence GTGCAGTCCGTGAGCGAGCACTCAGGCCCTCAGTCAGGCCCTGCAGAAGACCGTTTCGTCCTCGTCGACCGGCCGCGGCCCAACGTCGCGCTGGTGACGCTCAACCGCCCCGAGCGGATGAACTCTATGGCGTTCGACGTCATGGTTCCACTGAAGAAGGTCCTCGACGACCTCAACTACGACAACTCCGTGCGGGTGATAGTCCTCACAGGGGCGGGGCGTGGTTTCTCGTCGGGTGCGGACCACAAGTCGGCCGGCTCGGTGCCGCACGTCGACGGCCTGACCCGGCCCACCTTCGCACTGCGGTCGATGCAGGTGCTCGACGACATCATCCTCGCCCTGCGCAAGATGCATCAGCCCGTCATCGCGGCGGTCAACGGTGCGGCCATCGGCGGGGGACTGTGTCTTGCGCTGGCCTGCGATATCCGCATCGCCGCAGCTGGGGCGTATTTCCGCGCCGCCGGCATCAACAACGGCCTGACCGCCAGCGAGCTGGGGCTGTCCTACCTGCTGCCCCGCGCGATCGGGACGTCGCGGGCGTTCGAGCTGATGCTCACCGGACGCGACGTCGACGCCGGGGAGGCCGCGCGCATCGGGCTGGTGTCGCAAGCCGTACCCGACGCCGACCTGCTCGAGGTCTGCTACGAAATGGGCGAGCGGATCGCGTCGTTCTCCCGGCCAGGAATCGAGTTGACCAAGCGCACGCTATGGAGTGGACTGGACGCCGGTAGCCTTGAGGCTCATATGCAGGCCGAAGGCCTGGGACAACTCTTCGTCCGACTGCTCACCGCCAATTTCGAAGAAGCGGTAGCCGCGCGCGCCGAACGACGGTCCCCGGTCTTCACAGACGACAAGTAA
- the trxA gene encoding thioredoxin, which yields MATRDITAEEFNDTITGNDIVLVDFWASWCGPCKAFAPTFAASSEQHPDVVYAKVDTEAEQQLAAAAEIRSIPTLMVFKKGKLVFNQAGALPPAALEDLVQQVKAFDVDAAIAAQENGQPN from the coding sequence GTGGCTACCAGAGACATCACCGCTGAAGAATTCAACGACACCATCACGGGCAACGACATCGTGCTGGTGGACTTCTGGGCGTCCTGGTGCGGCCCGTGTAAGGCTTTCGCCCCGACGTTCGCTGCATCCTCTGAGCAGCATCCCGACGTCGTCTACGCGAAGGTCGACACCGAGGCCGAGCAGCAGCTGGCGGCCGCAGCTGAGATCCGCTCCATCCCCACGCTGATGGTGTTCAAGAAGGGAAAGCTGGTGTTCAACCAGGCCGGCGCCCTTCCGCCCGCCGCGCTGGAGGACCTCGTTCAGCAGGTGAAGGCGTTCGACGTGGACGCGGCGATCGCCGCGCAGGAGAACGGTCAACCGAACTAA
- a CDS encoding anti-sigma factor family protein — translation MTDYAMDCNELVELVTAYLDRALDPDTRARFDRHLLECEGCENYLQQFRETVETVGRIRDDELDPAFRKRLLDAFRDFH, via the coding sequence ATGACCGACTACGCGATGGACTGCAACGAACTCGTCGAGCTGGTGACCGCCTACCTCGACAGGGCGCTGGATCCGGACACCCGGGCCCGTTTCGACCGTCACCTACTCGAATGCGAAGGCTGCGAGAACTACCTTCAGCAGTTCCGTGAGACCGTTGAAACCGTCGGCAGGATCCGCGACGACGAGCTCGATCCGGCCTTCCGGAAACGTCTGCTCGACGCCTTCAGGGACTTCCACTGA
- a CDS encoding RNA polymerase sigma factor — translation MIAAVDESGLVAALRAGDETVFAHLVDQHTPALLRVAHGYVSSHEIAEEVVQETWIALIKGIDGFEGRSSLRTWLFSVMINIAKARGKRERRDADAAIAAYTGGTVDPSRFRDADDPYPGHWKPDQVPQTFPDTPEGSVLGGELVEVARREIDKLPQRQRIVVALRDMLGFDSKEVCELLDISVANQRVLLHRGRAVVRLALEDYLAEAAS, via the coding sequence TTGATCGCCGCCGTCGACGAATCCGGACTCGTCGCCGCGCTACGCGCCGGTGACGAGACCGTCTTCGCGCACCTGGTGGACCAACACACACCCGCCCTGCTGCGCGTGGCCCACGGATACGTGTCCAGCCACGAGATCGCCGAAGAGGTGGTCCAGGAGACGTGGATCGCGCTGATCAAGGGGATCGACGGATTCGAAGGCCGATCCTCTTTGCGCACTTGGCTTTTCAGCGTGATGATCAACATCGCCAAGGCCCGCGGGAAGAGGGAGCGCCGCGACGCGGACGCGGCGATCGCGGCGTACACCGGCGGCACGGTGGACCCCTCCCGTTTCCGGGACGCCGACGACCCATATCCCGGTCACTGGAAACCGGACCAGGTGCCGCAAACGTTCCCCGACACCCCCGAGGGCTCGGTGTTGGGTGGCGAGCTCGTCGAGGTGGCCCGCCGTGAAATCGACAAGCTGCCGCAGCGGCAGCGGATCGTGGTCGCGCTGCGCGACATGCTCGGGTTCGACTCGAAAGAAGTGTGCGAGTTGCTCGACATCAGCGTGGCCAACCAACGGGTGCTGTTGCACCGCGGCAGGGCCGTCGTCCGGCTGGCGCTCGAGGACTATCTGGCGGAGGCCGCATCATGA
- a CDS encoding MOSC and FAD-binding oxidoreductase domain-containing protein — MTAPGPPTVVSVNVGMPTDVAWRGRTVHTGIYKKPVAGPVMVRRLNIDGDGQGDLAGHGGEQRAVMVYQTESYDHWRRHFGRDDLRPGMFGENLTITGLSDEEVCIGDRYRIGHAEFEVTQPRVTCFRVGMRLGEPEMPNLLVAHHRPGFYFRVIEEGLVAAGDEIVRTRRGRHELSVADIDALLYLPDRDVGMLRRAVDVPALSPGWRQSFAELLAENDKPAMPPPIGVEPGWSGFHTLRVAQTRRENSAVLSIELEATDGAALPVARPGQFLTLRFPAGDPAPLRSYSLSNSGAGTRYRISVKREEHGHVSSWIHDNVRAGTLVQAAAPRGDFYLTDGAEPVVLVSAGIGITPVLAMLHELATRRSAREIWWLHITRDAESLAFSEEVGELMESLTNAHQRVFFTAESGRPDAAAIAALGLPTDAAAYLCGPVLFMADMRDALASAGIDQTRIRTELFGALPPINPGITDTPHTAPHLPAAPPGTGPPVAFARSGITVNWSDSYDSILELAEACDVPTRFSCRSGVCHVCATALVDGAITYTQQPLETPTDGTVLICSAQPRAEVVLDL, encoded by the coding sequence ATGACGGCGCCGGGCCCACCGACGGTGGTGTCTGTCAACGTGGGCATGCCCACCGATGTGGCGTGGCGGGGCAGGACCGTTCACACCGGCATCTACAAGAAGCCCGTGGCGGGCCCGGTGATGGTGCGTCGGCTCAACATCGACGGCGACGGCCAGGGCGACCTGGCCGGCCACGGCGGCGAACAACGCGCGGTGATGGTGTATCAGACCGAGTCATACGACCATTGGCGGCGTCACTTCGGACGCGACGACCTGCGCCCCGGGATGTTCGGCGAGAACTTGACGATCACCGGGCTGAGCGATGAGGAGGTCTGCATCGGCGACAGGTATCGGATCGGCCACGCCGAGTTCGAGGTCACTCAACCACGGGTGACGTGTTTTCGGGTCGGCATGCGCCTCGGCGAACCCGAGATGCCCAATCTCCTTGTGGCCCACCATCGCCCGGGCTTCTACTTCCGCGTCATCGAAGAAGGTCTTGTCGCGGCGGGCGACGAGATCGTACGGACACGGCGTGGCCGCCACGAACTGAGCGTCGCCGACATCGATGCGCTGTTGTATCTGCCCGACCGCGACGTGGGCATGCTCCGGCGCGCGGTCGACGTACCCGCGCTGAGCCCGGGCTGGCGGCAGTCCTTCGCGGAACTCCTCGCGGAGAACGACAAGCCGGCGATGCCACCGCCGATCGGCGTCGAACCGGGGTGGAGCGGCTTTCACACCCTGCGTGTCGCGCAAACCCGCCGGGAGAACTCCGCCGTGCTGTCGATCGAGCTGGAAGCCACCGACGGTGCCGCATTGCCGGTCGCGCGTCCTGGCCAATTCCTGACGCTGCGGTTCCCTGCCGGTGATCCCGCACCGCTGCGCAGCTACTCGTTGTCGAACTCCGGTGCGGGGACGCGCTACCGGATCAGCGTGAAACGCGAAGAACACGGTCACGTCAGCAGCTGGATTCACGACAACGTCCGCGCAGGCACCCTTGTGCAGGCCGCTGCCCCGCGCGGTGACTTCTATCTGACCGACGGGGCGGAACCGGTCGTGCTCGTGTCGGCGGGAATCGGCATCACACCCGTGCTCGCGATGCTGCATGAGCTCGCAACGCGGCGCAGTGCGCGGGAGATCTGGTGGCTGCATATCACCCGCGACGCCGAAAGCCTCGCGTTCAGCGAGGAAGTCGGCGAGCTGATGGAGTCGCTGACCAACGCGCATCAGCGCGTGTTCTTTACGGCGGAGTCCGGTCGACCCGACGCGGCGGCGATCGCCGCGCTCGGCCTGCCCACCGACGCCGCCGCCTATCTGTGTGGGCCCGTGCTCTTCATGGCGGACATGCGCGACGCGTTGGCGTCGGCGGGTATCGATCAGACCCGGATCCGCACCGAACTGTTCGGCGCGCTGCCGCCGATCAACCCGGGCATCACCGATACGCCACACACGGCACCGCACCTGCCAGCCGCGCCGCCGGGCACCGGGCCGCCGGTCGCATTCGCGCGCAGCGGGATCACCGTCAACTGGTCGGACAGCTACGACAGCATCCTCGAACTCGCCGAGGCGTGTGACGTCCCGACACGGTTCTCCTGCCGCAGCGGCGTATGTCATGTCTGCGCCACCGCGCTCGTGGACGGCGCGATCACCTACACGCAGCAGCCGCTCGAAACACCGACCGACGGGACCGTGCTGATCTGTTCGGCCCAACCGCGGGCGGAAGTCGTGTTGGACCTGTGA
- a CDS encoding CGNR zinc finger domain-containing protein, producing the protein MDLVAVGPSDEALLLDLLNTTPVVDGIVHDGLANSTAAKAWMRAHGIAATKDEEASLLEARSALQRVVRGEIGPKALNRFVADVRLRPVVDGDGLDWRLEGGATGAARAVLAWDALRISSPGRLRPCANTECQLFLIDRSKPNTARWCSMAICGNRMKARRHYRRARAVDA; encoded by the coding sequence ATGGATCTGGTGGCAGTAGGCCCGTCCGACGAGGCGTTATTGCTGGACCTACTCAACACAACGCCTGTGGTCGACGGCATCGTGCACGACGGCCTCGCGAATTCGACTGCGGCGAAAGCCTGGATGCGTGCCCACGGCATCGCCGCCACAAAAGACGAGGAAGCCTCGCTGCTCGAGGCGCGATCCGCATTGCAGAGGGTGGTGCGTGGCGAGATCGGGCCCAAAGCGCTCAACCGATTCGTGGCGGACGTTCGTTTGCGACCCGTCGTGGACGGCGACGGGTTGGACTGGCGACTCGAGGGGGGTGCCACCGGTGCGGCGCGCGCCGTGCTGGCCTGGGATGCCCTGCGGATCTCGAGTCCCGGCCGGCTACGGCCGTGTGCGAATACCGAATGCCAGCTGTTCCTCATCGACCGCAGCAAGCCCAATACCGCCCGCTGGTGTTCGATGGCCATCTGCGGAAACCGGATGAAGGCCCGTCGGCACTACCGTCGCGCACGTGCGGTCGACGCATGA